The stretch of DNA ATGGGCTTGGTTTCGTCTCTTCATCTCAACAAGCCCAGCTACGGCCATGGACACTGCAGATAGCACAAGCCCAACTCCTACCCTTTGGAGCTGTGTTATGCCTGTAGGAATGCCTGTGATTTTTCGAGCAAAAGGAACGAAGATGAGCTCGTACATGGGTAGGAGAATGGACATGAAGAGTAATGGGATTACGGGTACTGATGGGGCTGGAATTTCTTTTGAGCCGATGTGGCGGTCCATGAATAAGGCTCCTTGTTCTACTGAGAATGTTTGTAGTTGAGCTAAGCAAGTGTTCATTAGGATGGTGCTGGCTAAAATGGGTAGCATTCTTGTTAGGATTTTGACTTCTTCCACTTGTGTTATGGTGCAAACTCTCCATGGTTGTGGATCTGACATGTTTAATAGTATGGCTGCTTTGTCTAGACACCTGGGGTTTGAATTTCATTTATgttaaaacatatatatttatatcaatataatttatattataaatttattaagggtaaatacttttttttttataacaaataaaGAATAATCATGGATTTATGGATATTAAATAGTCAGCCCAATATTTTGGtggggaatttttttttttttttttgaagcattaatacaatatataaattttataaaaataaaaataaaaaatatataaattttatagtgacaaataaaaaaatatgtaagaacataaataaaagaaaaattatttatgaggtcaaaatataaaataaaatacttaaaaatttatatgaagaaaaagttaagaaaggCAAATGATCCCACATGCGCTCTCTTCTCTCTGCTACTGGATATCGAGATCCATGCATATTTCGGAAATATATCtctaattttttatgaaaaaaatatattgcttaaaaatttgaaaatattggaGAAATATAAACGTAAAATTTCTATATTTAATTCTTTGCATGCAAGTTTGAACCCTAACTTTAGTAACATTaacatatttaaaatttcgataaaatttgaaacatgtttttaataactataatatacaatattactaataaaattataactatttgtttaattagaaaatgtaaGTGCAGTGATATGCATTTTTTTAGGTTCAATTACAAAAATTTGCCTATAGCACTGATTATTATGGTCACCTGAATTGGTTGGTATGCGGAAGTTTCTCTTTTGTGGATAATGAATCTTTTTCACTAATCTCATATAGTTCAGTTGAGCTCTCTGGTAGTGACAAGCCTCTGTTTTTAATTGACACAACAATGACCTGTGATTCAATAAcattaattaaaacaaaaaaacaaagagtTTTCAGCTatgtatttttgtgtatttatatatatcattaagataaaaagaagaagaagaagagagaccTTTGTGATACTCAAAAGAGGACTATCTCCTGGGGGTCGAAGTCGATAATATGGCTTGCCTAAAGCAAGGACAATAAACCCAAAAAAGGTAGCCAGAGTTGATGCCATAAATCCCCATTGCCACCCTTTTTCAGTGTTCAAATACACAATGACTGTGACCCCTATACTTGCTCCAAGTGTTATACTAAGCAAAAGCCAATTGAAAAAGGTGGCAAGAGCCTTTGCCTCTTTTGGATTATGGTTATCGAATTGGTCAGCACCTAATGGCGTAAGTGACCCTCTAACGCCCCCTGAGCCTAATGCTAACAAGTATAATGACACGTAGAGCAACACTGATACACCACCTTTCACACCACTACCTATTTCTGGCTGCAAATGGTGTGTGCCTGCTTGAATCGTCATAAGCATCAAAGCCTGTAAATAAACAAGATTTATGTACCAAATTATTAACCCCAAAGTATCATCACTACTAAGTTTTGTGAAATTAATACCAGAATTTCTAGTGCTCCAAAGATAAGACAAGTTGTTAATCTGCTTAAGTAAGTGTCTGAAATGAAGCCACCAACTAAGGAGAGCAAGAAAGTGGTTCCCATGAAATTGGTAAGAGTGTTGGAAGCGCCTGCGTTGTCGAAATGCATCACTCCAATGAAGTAAATCACCAAACTCACCATGTTTGCAATGAACCCCATGTTCTCAAATGCTGCCAACACTGTATAAatatacacacaaaattatatataaataatttattgctTAATTCTcttaattagtttaattatatTTGCTGTACCGAAGATGAATTTGCAAGCATTGAATCCTCCTTTTACTTGGGATTGGGTTTGGGACTCGTACTTTTTATCATCACTACCTGTCTTATTAGCCTCCTCTACTTCCCCCTGAGTGTAAGACAAAACGtatgttattaaattataatttatattgaaGAGAAATATGGGTTTGTGAATTCACTTACCATGATTAAAAATTATAAGTTGGACAAATTAAAGAGATGAAAAAAAGGTGTGGTGGTGAGATTTTGTAGAGTAGAAAATAGAGATGAAAATGTGTGGGTATATATAGCTCATACACATATACAGATGACAATATTACATGAGCTAGCTAGACTTAGTTTTCAACGTCCCTGGCTGCTCCAGATTTATCGCCTTCTTGTTCTTCACTTAATTTGTCCTTATAGTGCTGCGAGCGCAGTCACTGTAAttggaattttatttatattaattattaatctgaATTCTCACAAAAATGCTTTATTAGGCACCTTAAAATGCTTGCTTAATAGTAATAAGCAATGCTGATTTGATAAAAACCATGTGCAACTAATCATTTTAGATGTGAAAATGACACtacaaaaatataaacaatttaTAAATCCTTTTGATTAAGATGAGAAATCGAATAACTTTTAACAACATTATTTATTACTGAATATTCTTATTAACAAGGACGGATAAATCAACAAAGCTTTGTTTGGTTATTTCAgtatcatatataattatttattattttttgatagAAACGTCCTTATAgtgtgttgagaatcatggggttccatctcaaaaccaattggcaatgagtggagtagcccatgttcttatatatggctcaattctctaccatttattctatgTGGGTTAATGTTCTCCAAtatcccccctcaagatggtggcTATTTTTGCTCACTAATCTTGAATCACCTTATCACAGGCCATGCCATTTGCTCGCTTATTTTTGTTCGTGCACCATCTGGATCTCTATCTGTATAGGTGCGGATCGGATATGATCGCaagggatatggctctgataccatgttgagaatcatggggttccatctcaaaaccaattggcaatgagtggagtagcccatgttcttatatatggctcaattctctaccatttattctatgTGGGTTAATGTTCTCCAATATAGTGTATCATATATATCTTATAAAGCGCAGAACATGTTTATTAGGGATGCTTAGGCTGGCTGTCATACGTTGTTGTGTCATGGTATATGCTTGCGCTGGTAGCTCCTATGCTAACTACTAATGCAAAGGTTTGAATCtataatttaaaacaaaagtGCCATATCAAAGAAATTTACACAAACTACCCATTTAAAAGATCACATTCCCGTCCCCCTCcccccacttttttttttttttgctatgaATCAACTCCTCGCACCATCACATTACCAATTTACTTTGAATTGACTTCTCTATATAAATCGTATCATAATAACAGAAGAATACATCTTTTAAAAACACAGGGAaagaatttcttttttttacaatttttcttAGAACAATTTTTGGGGTGTAATCAAGTGATACTGTTCGGCGGAGAACGAATCGTATACAGAAGATGTTTTATCTTCGGGATGTCGTAGTTGTTACACTGTCGTGCACACTTCGAGTAGAGTCGTGAAATGTCTTAAAGAGAGCAACATAGTCCGCGACTTAGGTTTATGCCTTAAGGGTTACAATTTTGTGCGTATTGGTGAGGACTCacactgtaacaccctaaataattaggtacGCTACCCaaaaatgattatgaaaccTAATCCCCTATAttgggattactaatcaaaatagcgcagaatttaaacttttatattaaacagagtGAAAATAAGACTTGCAATACATTTAAACTTCTAaacagttgggatcccaaaaatatatttacaaactttattacaagtcttttcttttctagccgacctaagcggcaaaatggaattttaaaagttcatcgctggtagacccttaacccgcttggtctgatatggctcgaacatgtacattcttcgctcagctcctgaaactcatggctgatcagctaatgccttaccctttcctgcacagtagagcacccatgagccaagcccaacaagacagtataaatcataataaatataatatgctcatcatactatttaaacaaatatgccattcacatatgtctgtatgacacagacctgcatatCACACtgacatgcccatttatgtctacgtggcgtagacccatgtgttgcgctcacacatctatttaaatctacatggcgtagacccacgtgttgctctcatacgtctaaatacattaaggccttagaattggttcatctcggttatggttaccgagtccaacctgattatgccttgagcgcataatccctaaatctcatttcaattaacatggcatagaatttatacacatatatcactagggtaataaccctagactattagaccgttcctattaaggtaataaccctaatcccggttactaaacattcatgcatatcattctcaatataagcgccactgcggatactctacgtgctaatcactgtcttacctgttgtccagcaATAGATAGAGATTCTGAAttcccgggtgctcctgatcaggtgccggtaatcctagtcacacaaatctgGGATATttcacacttagggttaacccctgattccaTACTCATAAAAGTCAATCATGGAATTTAAaattcagataatcatacagagctcggaacgagctttccaacgatataaagaactcccaaatcggagttTGGAATCAACAGATATGAATTTTCAAAGTTCGACACAAATCTGCCCAAAAATCACGAGGGCGAGCCGCGACATGCCCAAGCCATGCCACGTCACCTGGGACGAAACCCAGGTTCCACCAACAGGGGCGGGTTGCGGCATGCTTCGCGGCATCTGGGTGCAGAACCCAGAAACCAGCAAGCTTTTCCACGAATTTTCAGCAAGAACTTCAATCTTTTTACCCCAAATTCACATCTAAACTCACAATATAACAAATACGATCACTAGCAAATAATAGATGCTCAACTAATATATTTCATGCATCAAAATTCCATAATAAAACCAAGAATTCAGATTGTACAATTACTCAAAAATCATGCTCAAAATCACAACCTCAAGCTCTCAAGCTTGAGCTTAACTTCAACCTATCCAAACAATTTCAGCAACAACTAAACACAAACAACTTGAATTTAAGGTAAAGAGGAACCCTAGAATCCCATCTATAGCTCAATTAATCACCACATCCAAGTTCAAGCATAAGCATACTCAAATTCATCAAAGTTAGCTACAACATCCTTATACATGCATAAACAAGATTATCTAACTAACTCATGCTCTTCTCAAAAGAATTTTcagcaagcaaatcaattaaatTCAGTAAAGAATCTACCTCACTTCCAACTCAAAGCCAACTCAAGCAATTCCAAGTATCAAGTCTCAAAATCCCCAAAACTCCCAAGCTTTTCTTCAAAATTCAAGATTGCAAATCAAAAAGggtaagagagggagagaggatcgggtttgagagagagaaaggtcaaaattttctttgtttttctctTGAAACTCAATCAAAAATTAAGGTATATCATTAATAGTTAAAAGGCAAAAATGCCCTTAAGGCCAAAGCATACATATCCACCCTCATAAGGGTGTTCTAGTCATTTCACACCCAattatttccaaataaatttcagattatcacttaacaaataaaatgccaattaaatcaatccaatttgtaattcgggcccgaacccggttcggcccgaaattcccggttgtgactatactgcgccaacctgtcagaacacacctaaaaagacaacacagtcatagtatataataatatagttccattaagcatgttattaaattaattttatcattttacccttctcgggtcataattactaaaatgcccctagctcacttacagggtcttaacatattaaaattcatattaattcacatatattgaactatataataaatataattcctcaattattcataattatctaattagggttttgctaattcATTTCTTAATTCCAGGGTATTACACACACACCGGACAACCACCTGTTGTTCGACCAGGATAAGGtgtcactttattttttaatgaaaaattatataatcaaataaatatttttggattgaagAAAGAATAGGGAAGAAGAGAACGATATGTAGGAAAAAGAATAGTCTAATACCATGTTGAGAGAAACAAAAAGATATTGAAAAAGAACAATAAGAGTGATTCTCATTACAACTCACTCAAAAGGAGAGTCATTAGCTCTTATATACTGAGATTAGTTAGCAAAAAGTAAATAGTGAAATTATAACAGAATTTAACTATCTAACTTACTCTATGAACAAGCATAAAACTAACACAATGACACTCTTATGTATCATTTGTTATGATATAAATAGGGCTGAGCAAAAAATGTAAGAAACTGAAAAAATTGAGTAAACTGACTGTTcgaa from Cannabis sativa cultivar Pink pepper isolate KNU-18-1 chromosome 2, ASM2916894v1, whole genome shotgun sequence encodes:
- the LOC115720916 gene encoding protein NRT1/ PTR FAMILY 4.5, with the protein product MVSEPYPLRSYPIRTYTDRDPDGARTKISEQMAWPGEVEEANKTGSDDKKYESQTQSQVKGGFNACKFIFVLAAFENMGFIANMVSLVIYFIGVMHFDNAGASNTLTNFMGTTFLLSLVGGFISDTYLSRLTTCLIFGALEILALMLMTIQAGTHHLQPEIGSGVKGGVSVLLYVSLYLLALGSGGVRGSLTPLGADQFDNHNPKEAKALATFFNWLLLSITLGASIGVTVIVYLNTEKGWQWGFMASTLATFFGFIVLALGKPYYRLRPPGDSPLLSITKVIVVSIKNRGLSLPESSTELYEISEKDSLSTKEKLPHTNQFRCLDKAAILLNMSDPQPWRVCTITQVEEVKILTRMLPILASTILMNTCLAQLQTFSVEQGALFMDRHIGSKEIPAPSVPVIPLLFMSILLPMYELIFVPFARKITGIPTGITQLQRVGVGLVLSAVSMAVAGLVEMKRRNQAHKDPFNPISIFWLSFQYGIFGIADMFTLVGLLEFFYKEAPASMKSLSTSFTWLTLSFGYFLSTIFVNVINAVTKRVTPSKQQWLCGYDLNSSKLHFFYWFLAILSCLNFFLYLWAAVWYKYKPEKEGNQTTTFGTKNDDDTTEQHSRVPMLPIAASSALE